From one Rubrobacter xylanophilus genomic stretch:
- a CDS encoding enoyl-CoA hydratase/isomerase family protein, giving the protein MRTGTDQLLYERRGARAYITFNRPEARNAMTWEMYEALYECCEEVDRDGEVRVVVLRGAGGRAFVAGTDIRQFREFRSGEDGIAYERRMERVIGRLEEVRKPTVAVIDGYAVGGGLSICAVCDLRVCTPEARFGIPIARTLGNCLSMKNYARLMALIGPARAKALLFTARMFSAEEALAAGLATEVVPREEVDGRVEELCSSLESHAPITLRVTKEALRRITFAGLPDGSDLVRETYGSEDFHEGVAAFVEKREPRWRGR; this is encoded by the coding sequence ATGAGGACTGGGACCGACCAGCTGCTCTACGAGCGGCGGGGCGCCAGGGCCTACATAACCTTTAACCGGCCCGAGGCCCGCAACGCCATGACCTGGGAGATGTACGAGGCGCTCTACGAGTGCTGCGAGGAGGTGGACCGCGACGGGGAGGTGCGGGTCGTCGTGCTCAGGGGCGCGGGGGGCCGGGCCTTCGTCGCCGGGACGGACATCCGGCAGTTCCGGGAGTTCCGGAGCGGGGAGGACGGCATCGCCTACGAGCGGCGTATGGAGCGGGTCATCGGGCGGCTGGAGGAGGTGCGCAAGCCCACCGTGGCGGTAATCGACGGCTACGCGGTGGGGGGAGGGCTCTCCATCTGCGCCGTGTGCGACCTCAGGGTGTGCACCCCGGAGGCCAGGTTCGGCATCCCCATAGCCCGGACGCTGGGCAACTGCCTCTCCATGAAGAACTACGCCCGGCTGATGGCCCTCATCGGGCCCGCCCGCGCCAAAGCCCTGCTGTTCACCGCCCGGATGTTCTCCGCCGAGGAGGCGCTCGCGGCCGGGCTGGCCACGGAGGTCGTCCCGCGGGAGGAGGTGGACGGGAGGGTGGAGGAGCTGTGCTCGTCGCTGGAGTCCCACGCCCCCATCACCCTGCGGGTCACCAAGGAGGCGTTGCGGAGGATCACCTTCGCCGGGCTGCCCGACGGCTCGGACCTGGTGCGCGAGACCTACGGCAGCGAGGACTTCCACGAGGGCGTTGCCGCCTTCGTGGAGAAGCGCGAGCCCCGCTGGAGGGGCCGCTGA
- a CDS encoding gamma carbonic anhydrase family protein, protein MSGVHLAEVGGLRPRVAPDAFLAPGVVVVGGVRIGARSSVWYGSVLRAEDEEVVIGEGCNVQDLCLMHADPGYPAVLEDGVSVGHRAIVHGARVGRDSLVGMGAVLLNGVVVGPGSVVAAGAVVTPGTGIPPGSLVAGVPAKVVRGVREADREMIHHTARSYLRKSGLHREARPLRREEAR, encoded by the coding sequence ATGAGCGGGGTACATCTCGCCGAGGTGGGCGGGCTCCGGCCCCGGGTGGCCCCCGACGCCTTCCTCGCGCCGGGGGTGGTCGTGGTCGGCGGGGTGCGCATCGGGGCCCGCTCCAGCGTGTGGTACGGGAGTGTGCTGCGGGCCGAGGACGAGGAGGTCGTCATCGGGGAGGGGTGCAACGTCCAGGATCTCTGCCTGATGCACGCCGATCCCGGATACCCGGCGGTGCTGGAGGACGGGGTCTCGGTGGGCCACCGGGCCATCGTGCACGGCGCGCGGGTGGGGAGGGACTCGCTCGTGGGGATGGGGGCCGTGCTCCTCAACGGGGTGGTCGTCGGCCCGGGCTCGGTCGTCGCCGCCGGGGCGGTGGTCACACCCGGGACCGGGATCCCGCCGGGCTCGCTGGTGGCCGGGGTCCCGGCTAAGGTGGTGCGCGGGGTGCGCGAGGCGGACCGCGAGATGATCCACCACACCGCCCGCAGCTACCTGCGGAAGTCCGGGCTGCACCGGGAGGCGCGTCCTCTGCGGCGGGAGGAGGCCCGATGA
- a CDS encoding glutathione S-transferase family protein, with protein sequence MLKVWGRNNSINVQKVLWCCRELGIEYERVDAGGAHGFPEGYERINPNRLVPAIEEDGFVLWESNAIVRYLAARYGAGTLWPEDPRARASADRWMDWQATVLWTHLRPVFWGLVRTPPEERDAAAIEEARKKTAGAWAILERHLEGRRYVEGEALTVADIPLGVSARRWFGLDIERPPMPNLEAWYGRLLEREAFRDCVAGIPLT encoded by the coding sequence ATGCTCAAAGTCTGGGGACGCAACAACTCCATCAACGTGCAGAAGGTGCTCTGGTGCTGCCGGGAGCTCGGGATCGAGTACGAGCGGGTGGACGCCGGGGGTGCCCACGGCTTCCCGGAGGGCTACGAGCGGATAAACCCCAACCGCCTGGTCCCCGCCATAGAGGAGGACGGCTTCGTCCTCTGGGAGTCCAACGCCATCGTCCGCTATCTCGCCGCCCGGTACGGCGCGGGCACCCTCTGGCCCGAGGATCCGCGCGCCCGCGCCAGCGCCGACCGCTGGATGGACTGGCAGGCGACCGTCCTCTGGACCCACCTGCGCCCGGTGTTCTGGGGGCTCGTCAGGACCCCGCCGGAGGAGCGGGACGCGGCGGCCATAGAGGAGGCCCGGAAAAAGACCGCCGGGGCCTGGGCCATCCTGGAGCGGCACCTGGAGGGTCGCCGCTACGTGGAGGGCGAGGCCCTCACCGTCGCGGACATACCGCTCGGGGTCTCGGCCCGCCGGTGGTTCGGGCTGGACATCGAACGACCGCCGATGCCCAACCTCGAAGCCTGGTACGGGAGGCTGCTGGAGAGGGAGGCGTTCCGCGATTGCGTGGCCGGGATACCGCTCACCTGA
- a CDS encoding tripartite tricarboxylate transporter substrate binding protein, translated as MGGGMTRREFLAASGGALVGAFVVGGCGGGAGGGGGSGWEPERNVVMIVPFEPGGGSDILGRAMAAGLEEVREGVNVSVENRAGGSGAVGYSYLLEQRGDPHFLLASETAGVALPITTETPFRWTDFTPVIQIAEDATLLIVRRGSDHRSLRDVIDAAREGRVTVGVAGATGLDTIVTSLMEEQTGVKFERVVFESGGEIVAALLGGDIEIASLNPSEVIGQLEAGEMRALAVFADERYERGMLAEIPTAKEEGVDVSFTQYRGAFAAGGITPEQRRYWERAFVDWTERQSYEKYIRDNYLISVVRTGEEFESYLRDYERTLEKVLGGSSS; from the coding sequence ATGGGTGGGGGCATGACGCGGCGGGAGTTTCTGGCGGCTAGTGGCGGGGCGCTGGTCGGGGCGTTCGTGGTGGGCGGCTGTGGTGGCGGCGCCGGCGGGGGTGGAGGATCGGGCTGGGAGCCTGAGCGCAACGTGGTCATGATCGTGCCGTTCGAGCCCGGGGGCGGGAGCGACATCCTGGGCAGGGCGATGGCCGCGGGGCTCGAGGAGGTCCGCGAGGGGGTCAACGTCAGCGTGGAGAACCGGGCTGGGGGTTCGGGGGCGGTGGGGTATTCGTATCTGCTGGAGCAGCGGGGGGATCCGCACTTTCTGCTCGCCTCCGAGACGGCGGGGGTGGCGCTGCCCATCACCACCGAGACGCCGTTTCGCTGGACGGACTTCACCCCTGTCATACAGATCGCCGAGGACGCCACGCTGCTCATCGTCCGGCGGGGTTCGGACCACCGTTCGCTGCGGGACGTCATCGACGCGGCGCGGGAGGGGCGGGTCACCGTGGGGGTGGCCGGGGCCACTGGCCTCGACACCATAGTCACCTCGCTCATGGAGGAGCAGACGGGGGTAAAGTTCGAGCGGGTGGTCTTCGAGTCGGGGGGAGAGATCGTGGCCGCGCTGCTGGGCGGGGACATAGAGATCGCCTCGCTCAACCCCAGCGAGGTCATCGGGCAGCTCGAGGCGGGCGAGATGCGGGCGCTGGCCGTCTTCGCCGACGAGCGCTACGAGCGGGGGATGCTCGCCGAGATTCCGACGGCGAAGGAGGAGGGTGTGGACGTCTCCTTCACCCAGTACCGGGGGGCCTTCGCGGCCGGCGGGATCACGCCGGAGCAGCGGCGGTACTGGGAGCGGGCCTTCGTGGACTGGACGGAGCGCCAGAGCTACGAGAAGTACATCCGGGACAACTACCTCATCTCGGTGGTCCGGACGGGGGAGGAGTTCGAGAGCTACCTGCGGGACTACGAGCGGACGCTCGAGAAGGTGCTCGGGGGAAGCTCCTCGTGA
- a CDS encoding CaiB/BaiF CoA transferase family protein, whose product MLPLERLKVLDLTQVMAGPFCCQLLADMGADVTKVEPPGVGDQARRSMGFTMKGEDTAAFLAVNRNKKSVTLNLKDEEARGIFYRLVREADVLVENFRPGVTRKLGIDYETLKEMNPRLIYASISGFGQTGPYAMRAGYDLIAQGMSGVMSVTGEPGRPPVKCGVPIGDLSAGLFCAFGILTAYVAREKTGRGQYIDTSLFEGALALSIWETAELWATGRIPQPFGSAHRLTAPYQALRTRDGYINVGANNQRLWKRLCTAIGREELMEDERFATNERRMANREELAAELESTLRERTTDEWMEVLLEAGFPAGPIYDYKQVFEDEHTLARGMMVEMEHPVEGTVRGLGIPVKLSETPGAVRRAAPLLGEHTRETLRRLGYSEEKIAELEEREAI is encoded by the coding sequence TTGCTGCCGCTCGAGAGGCTGAAGGTGCTGGATCTCACGCAGGTGATGGCCGGTCCGTTCTGCTGCCAGCTCCTGGCGGACATGGGGGCCGACGTGACCAAGGTCGAGCCGCCGGGGGTCGGGGATCAGGCCCGCCGCTCCATGGGGTTCACCATGAAGGGCGAGGATACCGCCGCCTTTCTCGCCGTCAACCGCAACAAGAAGAGCGTGACCCTCAACCTGAAGGACGAGGAGGCCCGCGGGATCTTCTACCGGCTCGTGCGGGAGGCCGACGTTCTGGTCGAGAACTTCCGCCCCGGGGTCACCCGGAAGCTCGGCATAGACTACGAGACCCTCAAGGAGATGAACCCGCGCCTCATCTACGCCAGCATCTCCGGCTTCGGGCAGACCGGGCCGTACGCCATGCGGGCCGGCTACGACCTCATCGCCCAGGGGATGTCCGGCGTGATGAGCGTCACCGGCGAGCCCGGGCGGCCGCCGGTGAAGTGCGGCGTCCCCATAGGCGACCTCTCGGCTGGCCTCTTCTGCGCCTTCGGCATCCTCACCGCCTACGTGGCCCGCGAGAAGACGGGGCGCGGGCAGTACATAGATACCTCCCTCTTCGAGGGGGCGCTCGCGCTCTCCATCTGGGAGACCGCCGAGCTCTGGGCCACCGGGCGCATCCCGCAGCCCTTCGGCTCGGCCCACCGCCTCACCGCCCCCTACCAGGCGCTCCGGACCCGCGACGGCTACATCAACGTGGGGGCCAACAACCAGCGGCTCTGGAAGCGGCTGTGCACCGCCATAGGCCGCGAGGAGCTCATGGAGGACGAGCGGTTCGCGACCAACGAGCGGCGGATGGCCAACCGCGAGGAGCTCGCCGCCGAGCTGGAGTCCACCCTGCGGGAGAGGACGACCGACGAGTGGATGGAGGTGCTGCTCGAGGCGGGTTTCCCGGCGGGCCCCATCTACGACTACAAACAGGTCTTCGAGGACGAGCACACCCTGGCGCGCGGGATGATGGTGGAGATGGAGCACCCCGTGGAGGGGACGGTGCGGGGGCTCGGCATCCCCGTCAAGCTCAGCGAGACGCCGGGGGCGGTGCGGCGGGCGGCCCCGCTGCTCGGGGAGCACACCCGGGAGACGCTGCGCCGGCTCGGGTATTCTGAAGAGAAGATAGCCGAGCTAGAGGAGAGGGAGGCCATATGA
- a CDS encoding short-chain fatty acid transporter — MLRAVARPLVNLVERWMPDALVFAIVLTFVVALMALGLTDSTPLEVLRGWGDGLAGLLEFIAQIAIVLVLGHTLAHTGPVERMLRNIARFPRTPAMAYAFVTVIAGLASLISWALGLIVGGIVAFEVARVARSRGIRLHYPLLVACAYSGYVVWHMGYSGSGPLAAATPGSFLEELEFGLVPVTQTTFSAWNIAAAAATLAAVTVAMVLLRPRGEDPIVELAEKAVTNERSGTTARSDDLPRADSPVPPGGAPEDHAAPPSPAERVDGSRLLTLALGAALVAYLVVYFAQEGFALTLDIVNWSFLAAILLLVSSPRELVGLITNAGRTVGNVLLQYPLYAGILGMMTATGLVDVLSGFFVSISTPATLSVWAMISGGIVNMFIPSGGGQFAVQGPIFLQAAQELGTDPAPVIMGIAYGDQWTNMIQPFWTIPLLAIAGLTVRDIMGYTTITLFVSGAVMLATLLLVGAG; from the coding sequence ATGCTGAGAGCCGTAGCGCGACCGCTGGTCAACCTCGTGGAACGCTGGATGCCCGATGCGTTGGTCTTCGCCATAGTCCTGACCTTCGTGGTGGCGCTCATGGCGCTCGGGCTCACGGACAGCACACCGCTGGAGGTACTTCGCGGGTGGGGTGACGGGCTGGCCGGTCTGCTCGAGTTCATCGCCCAGATCGCCATCGTCCTCGTGCTGGGGCACACGCTGGCGCACACGGGCCCCGTCGAGCGCATGCTCCGCAACATCGCGCGCTTTCCCCGCACCCCGGCCATGGCCTACGCGTTCGTGACGGTGATCGCGGGCCTCGCCTCGCTCATCTCCTGGGCACTGGGCCTGATCGTCGGCGGTATAGTGGCGTTCGAGGTGGCGCGGGTGGCGCGCTCTCGAGGCATCCGGCTGCACTACCCGCTGCTCGTGGCCTGCGCGTATTCGGGTTACGTGGTGTGGCACATGGGATACTCGGGCTCCGGCCCGCTGGCCGCCGCCACACCCGGCAGCTTCCTCGAGGAGCTGGAGTTCGGGCTCGTCCCCGTCACGCAGACCACCTTCTCCGCCTGGAACATCGCCGCGGCCGCAGCGACGCTGGCCGCGGTGACCGTAGCCATGGTCCTACTGCGGCCCAGAGGCGAAGATCCCATCGTCGAGCTCGCGGAGAAGGCCGTGACAAACGAGAGAAGCGGGACAACCGCCCGGTCCGACGACCTTCCGCGCGCCGACTCGCCCGTGCCGCCCGGAGGAGCCCCCGAAGATCACGCCGCTCCCCCGTCTCCCGCCGAGCGGGTGGATGGATCCCGCCTGCTGACGCTCGCCCTCGGAGCCGCACTCGTGGCCTACCTCGTAGTCTACTTCGCCCAGGAAGGCTTCGCCCTCACCCTGGACATCGTCAACTGGAGCTTTTTGGCCGCCATCCTGTTGCTCGTGAGCTCGCCCAGAGAACTCGTCGGGCTCATCACCAACGCCGGGAGAACCGTGGGCAACGTCTTGCTGCAGTATCCCCTCTACGCCGGTATCCTCGGCATGATGACGGCCACGGGGCTGGTGGACGTCCTCAGCGGATTCTTCGTGAGCATCTCCACACCCGCAACGCTGAGCGTGTGGGCGATGATCTCCGGCGGAATCGTCAACATGTTCATCCCCTCCGGCGGCGGACAGTTCGCCGTGCAAGGGCCCATCTTCCTCCAGGCCGCCCAGGAACTCGGTACCGACCCCGCACCCGTGATCATGGGTATAGCCTACGGAGACCAGTGGACCAACATGATACAGCCGTTCTGGACCATCCCCCTGCTCGCCATCGCCGGCCTGACCGTGCGCGACATCATGGGCTACACCACCATAACCCTCTTCGTCAGCGGAGCGGTCATGCTCGCCACCCTCCTCCTCGTTGGTGCAGGATGA
- a CDS encoding tripartite tricarboxylate transporter TctB family protein: MRGLRRAAPDLVGGALLAGLGAALAAGATGYQVVTGEGRLGPGFMPFVVGLLLAVFGALVCAQALWGGRGSGEAGESAGGRSVAAVFALTLLAVLLTPVVGFLPAFGLLIFALVRFVEGEGWAVAAVLGAGGAAAAWAVFVLFLQIPLPGGVFAAGG; encoded by the coding sequence GTGAGGGGTCTGCGGCGGGCGGCTCCCGACCTTGTGGGCGGGGCGCTGCTCGCCGGGCTTGGGGCGGCGCTCGCCGCCGGGGCCACCGGCTACCAGGTGGTGACCGGGGAGGGACGGCTCGGGCCGGGCTTCATGCCCTTCGTGGTGGGGCTGCTGCTCGCGGTCTTCGGGGCGCTGGTGTGTGCGCAGGCGCTGTGGGGCGGGCGGGGGAGCGGTGAGGCTGGGGAGAGCGCCGGGGGGCGGAGCGTCGCGGCGGTCTTCGCCCTCACCCTGCTCGCCGTCCTGCTCACTCCCGTAGTGGGTTTTCTTCCGGCCTTCGGGCTGCTCATCTTCGCGCTCGTCAGGTTCGTGGAGGGGGAGGGCTGGGCGGTTGCGGCGGTGCTCGGGGCGGGGGGTGCCGCGGCCGCCTGGGCCGTCTTCGTGCTCTTCCTGCAGATCCCGCTGCCGGGCGGCGTGTTCGCGGCCGGGGGGTAG
- a CDS encoding GntR family transcriptional regulator: MEELRRPEPLYRQVYEVLRRRILAGEYGAGEVLQESRAAEELRVSRTPVREALRQLEREGLLVARGNERVVADPSKEEFVDLYTCRAALEGLVAERAARLAGEEELRQMEEALEEARRAVAAGDHAGVLSANTRFHDLMVRSARMPPLERLMDTLRGQILIARRHILSDERIEAEICEEHAAILEAIRQRDVRAARERMRRHMENDIQRGVANFGVAPEEG, encoded by the coding sequence ATGGAGGAGTTACGGCGTCCGGAGCCGCTCTACCGGCAGGTATACGAGGTGCTGCGGCGGCGGATACTGGCGGGGGAGTATGGGGCGGGCGAAGTATTGCAGGAGAGTCGGGCGGCCGAGGAGTTGCGGGTGAGCCGGACCCCGGTACGGGAGGCGCTGCGGCAGCTGGAGCGGGAGGGGCTTCTGGTGGCCCGGGGGAACGAGCGGGTGGTGGCGGATCCCTCGAAGGAGGAGTTCGTGGACCTGTACACGTGCCGGGCGGCGCTGGAGGGACTGGTGGCTGAGCGAGCGGCGCGGCTGGCGGGGGAGGAGGAGCTGAGGCAGATGGAGGAGGCGCTGGAGGAGGCGCGGCGGGCGGTTGCGGCGGGGGATCACGCGGGGGTGCTCTCCGCCAACACCCGCTTCCACGATCTGATGGTCCGGAGCGCGCGGATGCCGCCGCTGGAGCGTCTCATGGACACGCTGCGGGGTCAGATCCTGATCGCCCGGCGACACATCCTCTCCGACGAGAGGATAGAGGCGGAGATCTGCGAGGAGCACGCCGCCATACTGGAGGCCATCCGGCAGAGGGACGTACGGGCCGCCCGGGAGAGGATGCGGCGGCACATGGAGAACGACATCCAGCGCGGGGTCGCCAACTTCGGCGTCGCGCCGGAGGAGGGATAA
- a CDS encoding tripartite tricarboxylate transporter permease, protein MELLDQILLGFQTALSPVNLVYCFVGVVLGTVIGLLPGLGSATGVALLLPLTLTLEPVTALIMLAGIYYGTQYGATISSVLIATPGDSATVVTTIEGYRLARKGRAGPALAIAAIASFLAGTIGIVLLMTLAPVFAAFALDFGPPEMAALMVLGLAGVIGFTGSSRAKGLAMAAFGLALATVGIDPSTGVERFTFGNVQLLGGIGFLEVVIGLFAVAEVMSAVHRGGSEPIRTRFRDMLLSREDWRRSRGAIARGGILGFFLGVLPGAGATLASFFSYEMERRFSKRRDEFGKGAIEGVAGPEAANNAAVNGAFVPTLTLGIPGSGTTAVLLGAFLLFGVQPGPLLLEEQPQLVWGLIASFYVGNLILLLLNLPLAPVFASILRLRYGLLYPLILLLCFVGAYAVENRMWGVWIAFVFGVIGYFMKRYDYPAAPVILGLILGPMLEKALMQTSSMGGGDFGIFLQRPIALALFALAAAVILGPLFVRGGALLAGRLAPGSGQSRNPEGG, encoded by the coding sequence GTGGAGCTTCTGGATCAGATCCTGCTCGGCTTCCAGACCGCCCTCTCGCCGGTCAACCTCGTCTACTGCTTCGTGGGGGTGGTGCTCGGCACCGTAATAGGGCTCCTGCCCGGCCTCGGTTCGGCGACCGGGGTGGCGCTGCTTTTGCCGCTCACGCTCACCCTGGAGCCCGTCACCGCGCTCATCATGCTCGCCGGGATCTATTACGGCACCCAGTACGGGGCCACCATAAGCTCCGTGCTCATCGCCACCCCCGGAGATTCGGCGACCGTGGTCACCACCATCGAGGGCTACAGACTCGCCCGCAAGGGGCGGGCCGGGCCGGCGCTCGCCATAGCCGCGATAGCCTCCTTTCTCGCCGGGACCATAGGCATCGTGCTGCTCATGACCCTCGCCCCCGTCTTCGCCGCCTTCGCTCTGGACTTCGGCCCGCCGGAGATGGCCGCGCTCATGGTGCTCGGCCTCGCCGGGGTCATAGGTTTCACCGGCTCCTCGCGGGCCAAGGGGCTCGCCATGGCCGCCTTCGGGCTCGCGCTCGCCACCGTCGGCATAGATCCCTCCACCGGCGTGGAGCGGTTCACCTTCGGAAACGTACAGCTTTTGGGGGGCATCGGGTTCCTGGAGGTCGTCATCGGGCTCTTCGCGGTGGCCGAGGTGATGTCCGCCGTGCACCGTGGGGGGAGCGAGCCCATCCGCACCCGCTTCCGGGACATGCTGCTCAGCAGGGAGGACTGGCGGCGTTCGCGCGGGGCCATAGCCCGCGGCGGCATCCTCGGCTTCTTTCTGGGGGTGCTGCCCGGAGCCGGGGCCACGCTCGCCTCCTTCTTCTCCTACGAGATGGAGCGGCGCTTCAGCAAGCGCAGGGACGAGTTCGGCAAGGGGGCCATAGAGGGGGTTGCCGGGCCCGAGGCGGCCAACAACGCCGCCGTCAACGGGGCCTTCGTCCCCACCCTCACCCTCGGCATCCCCGGCTCCGGGACCACCGCCGTGCTGCTCGGGGCGTTTCTGCTCTTCGGGGTACAGCCCGGGCCGCTGCTCCTGGAAGAGCAGCCGCAGCTCGTGTGGGGGCTCATCGCCTCTTTCTACGTCGGCAACCTCATCCTGCTGCTGCTCAACCTGCCGCTCGCTCCGGTCTTCGCCTCCATCCTCAGGCTCCGCTACGGGTTGCTCTACCCGCTCATTTTGCTGCTGTGCTTCGTGGGGGCGTACGCCGTCGAGAACCGGATGTGGGGCGTGTGGATAGCCTTCGTCTTCGGGGTCATCGGGTACTTCATGAAGCGCTACGACTACCCGGCCGCCCCCGTGATCCTGGGGCTCATCCTGGGCCCCATGCTCGAGAAGGCGCTCATGCAGACCTCCTCGATGGGCGGGGGGGACTTCGGGATCTTCCTGCAGCGTCCCATAGCGCTCGCGCTCTTCGCGCTGGCGGCGGCGGTGATCCTGGGTCCGCTCTTCGTCCGGGGGGGAGCGCTGCTCGCCGGGCGCCTCGCGCCCGGTAGTGGACAGAGCCGCAATCCGGAAGGAGGTTAG
- a CDS encoding amidase yields the protein MEGELCFLPAVELARLLRERELSAVEVVEAHLSQIERTNPEVNAIVTLLPERALEEARAADERLARGEPVGPLHGLPAAHKDLFWTKGVRTTFGSPIFRDFVPDADALIVERLKRAGAISLGKTNTPEFGAGSQTFNEVFGATLNPYDTSRTCGGSSGGAAVALACGMVPLADGSDMGGSLRNPAAFCNVVGLRPSPGRVPSWPSQTSWSPLSVDGPMARTARDVALMLSAIAGPDPRSPLSISESPKRFAAPLERDFSGVRVAWSVDLGGLPVERRVAEVFRGSLPVLEGLGCEVEEAAPDLSGADEVFKVFRAWHFELAYGELLEGHRERMKDTVVWNIEEGRRLSGPRLGAAERLRTELYHRMLEFMERYEFLVLPTTQVAPFPVETPYVTEIEGERMETYIDWMRSCYYITVTALPAASVPCGFTGEGLPVGLQIVGRPRDDFGVLQLTHAFEEATGCGRHRPPVAP from the coding sequence ATGGAGGGTGAGCTCTGTTTTCTTCCGGCGGTCGAGCTGGCCCGGCTCCTCCGGGAGAGGGAGCTCTCTGCCGTGGAGGTGGTGGAGGCGCACCTCTCGCAGATCGAGCGCACGAACCCGGAGGTGAACGCCATCGTGACCCTCCTCCCCGAACGGGCGCTGGAGGAGGCCCGCGCCGCCGATGAGCGCCTGGCACGTGGCGAGCCGGTCGGGCCGCTGCACGGTCTTCCGGCGGCCCACAAGGATCTCTTCTGGACAAAGGGCGTGCGCACGACCTTCGGCTCCCCCATCTTCAGAGACTTCGTCCCCGATGCCGACGCCCTCATCGTGGAGCGCCTGAAGAGGGCCGGGGCCATCTCCCTGGGCAAGACCAACACCCCGGAGTTCGGCGCCGGTTCGCAGACCTTCAACGAGGTCTTCGGCGCCACCCTCAACCCCTACGACACCTCCAGAACCTGCGGCGGCTCCAGCGGCGGGGCGGCGGTGGCCCTGGCCTGCGGGATGGTCCCCTTGGCCGACGGCTCGGACATGGGCGGGAGCCTGCGCAACCCGGCGGCCTTCTGCAACGTGGTGGGGCTGCGGCCCTCACCGGGGAGGGTGCCCTCCTGGCCCTCCCAGACCTCCTGGTCCCCGCTCTCGGTGGACGGCCCGATGGCCCGCACGGCGCGCGACGTCGCGCTGATGCTCTCCGCGATAGCCGGGCCCGACCCTCGTTCGCCCCTCTCCATCTCCGAGTCCCCGAAGCGCTTCGCCGCCCCGCTGGAACGGGACTTCTCCGGGGTGCGGGTGGCGTGGAGCGTGGATCTCGGAGGGTTGCCGGTGGAGCGGCGGGTGGCGGAGGTCTTCCGAGGGAGCCTGCCCGTCCTGGAGGGGCTTGGCTGCGAGGTGGAGGAGGCCGCTCCCGACCTCTCCGGCGCCGATGAGGTCTTCAAGGTCTTCAGGGCCTGGCACTTCGAGCTGGCCTACGGGGAGCTGCTGGAAGGACACCGGGAGAGGATGAAGGACACCGTGGTCTGGAACATAGAGGAGGGCCGGAGGCTCTCCGGGCCGCGGCTCGGAGCGGCCGAGCGGCTGCGTACGGAGCTGTACCACCGGATGCTGGAGTTCATGGAGCGCTACGAGTTCCTGGTGCTCCCCACCACTCAGGTGGCTCCTTTCCCCGTGGAGACGCCCTACGTCACCGAGATAGAGGGCGAGCGGATGGAGACGTACATCGACTGGATGCGCTCCTGCTACTACATCACGGTGACGGCGCTGCCCGCAGCTTCGGTCCCCTGCGGCTTCACGGGGGAGGGGCTTCCGGTTGGGCTTCAGATCGTGGGCCGCCCCCGCGACGACTTCGGGGTGCTGCAGCTGACCCACGCCTTCGAGGAGGCCACGGGCTGCGGGCGACACCGTCCTCCGGTGGCACCCTGA